A window of Nicotiana tabacum cultivar K326 chromosome 24, ASM71507v2, whole genome shotgun sequence contains these coding sequences:
- the LOC107790855 gene encoding pentatricopeptide repeat-containing protein At2g17033, with protein sequence MIGSILLPAPVPLPSHRISLRNRHSQSGSPRCSLSKQGHRFISTLIATDSDDISATHRLLRKFVASSSKHVALSTLSHLLSPTTSHLRLSSLALPLYLEISEASWFDWNSKLVADLVALLYKLERFDEAETLVTETVSKLGGRERDLCSFYSQLIHSQSKHKSEKGVLDFCTKLKLFLSCSSSVYLKQQGYASMVDAFCSIGLPRDAEELIEEMKELGLKLSKFEFRALVYSYGKSGFFSDMKRIVGQMESMGLQLDTVGANMVLNSFGSQYELSEMVSWLQKMDVSGVPFSIRTYNSVLNSCPTISLLLQDPKSVPLSLEELLANLNENEASLVKILVGSSVLEETMQWNPSELKLDLHGMHLSSAYVIILQWFHQLQCKLVAENRVLPAEITVVCGAGKHSVVRGESPVKGLIKELLLRVGCPLRIDRKNIGCFIGKGKSFMEWLSNNNTTIHERIS encoded by the exons ATGATCGGAAGTATCCTACTTCCGGCGCCGGTGCCGCTGCCAAGTCACCGGATAAGCCTCCGGAACCGCCACTCACAGTCAGGTAGTCCTCGGTGCTCGCTGAGCAAACAAGGCCACCGCTTTATTTCCACCCTTATCGCCACCGACTCCGACGATATATCCGCTACTCACCGCTTACTCCGCAAATTCGTGGCCTCATCTTCAAAACACGTCGCTCTCAGTACTCTATCTCACCTCTTATCGCCTACTACCTCTCACCTTCGCCTTTCTTCTCTTGCCCTTCCC TTGTATTTGGAAATCAGTGAAGCGTCATGGTTTGATTGGAATTCGAAGCTAGTGGCTGACTTGGTTGCTTTGCTTTACAAGCTAGAGAGATTTGATGAAGCTGAAACCCTAGTTACTGAAACGGTTTCTAAATTAGGAGGCCGAGAACGAGATTTGTGTAGTTTCTACTCTCAGTTGATCCATTCGCAATCTAAGCACAAATCGGAAAAAGGTGTTTTGGATTTTTGCACAAAATTGAAGTTGTTTCTCTCATGTTCCTCGTCTGTTTATCTGAAGCAACAAGGGTACGCCTCGATGGTGGATGCATTTTGTTCTATTGGATTACCGCGTGACGCTGAGGAATTGATTGAAGAGATGAAGGAATTAGGATTGAAATTATCAAAGTTTGAATTTAGAGCTCTAGTTTATTCATATGGTAAATCAGGATTCTTTAGTGATATGAAAAGGATTGTAGGTCAAATGGAGAGTATGGGACTTCAATTAGATACAGTTGGCGCAAATATGGTGCTTAATTCATTTGGATCTCAGTACGAGCTTTCAGAAATGGTTTCGTGGCTCCAAAAAATGGATGTTTCAGGTGTTCCGTTTTCTATTAGGACTTACAATTCGGTGCTGAATTCGTGCCCCACGATTAGTCTTTTGCTGCAAGATCCGAAGAGTGTTCCTCTTTCTCTTGAAGAGTTACTGGCGAATTTGAATGAGAATGAAGCGAGTTTGGTGAAGATACTGGTTGGATCATCGGTTTTGGAGGAGACAATGCAGTGGAATCCTTCGGAGTTGAAGCTGGACTTGCATGGGATGCATTTGAGCTCTGCTTATGTGATCATATTACAATGGTTTCATCAGCTTCAGTGCAAGCTTGTTGCTGAAAATCGCGTTCTTCCTGCTGAAATCACAGTGGTATGTGGAGCGGGAAAACACAGTGTTGTTAGAGGAGAATCCCCAGTGAAAGGGTTGATCAAGGAATTACTTCTACGGGTAGGATGTCCACTCAGGATTGATAGGAAGAACATTGGATGTTTCATTGGTAAAGGAAAAAGTTTCATGGAGTGGTTATCAAACAACAATACCACTATACATGAAAGGATATCCTGA
- the LOC107790854 gene encoding mechanosensitive ion channel protein 6-like: protein MDQLSSSLKKSFKPHSSYKHTKKVSVPHDIENQPILSHQSPDTPYSASSSVNSSSLTTRSSIDLNDRREVIVKIDGGEKMTTRDGSERNMLWHEPSYEFWREDMMNSGPQNNGPTIQRGIKDMPEDPPSKLIGQFLNKQRAVGCEMTLDMDLEMDELRNHPKPDNDSAAGSSPLNFPSVDNNMNNNINNHRYTTSKDLRVSFQAPSPPSNVVDIEPDQAYNDNECCSTDEGETSDATPDEPKYLSRRRTMNINNPPDDSNNSNNTYYTPKTNGGDNDQVLRCTSFQRRASVLGRAKTKSRLIDPPEIPERRSGKIGKSGQIRSGLLGRASGMLKPPEEEDDDPLFDEDLPDEFKKDKVDCWTLLQWISLVIIVTALICTLAIPLLKRKEFRGLHLWKWEVLVLVLICGRLLSGWVIRLVVFFIERNFLLRKRVLYFVYGVRKPVQNCLWLGLVLIAWHFMFDKKVDENNKFLGYINKLMICMLIGTMLWLVKTLMVKVLASSFHVSTFFDRIQESLFNQYVIETLSGPPLIEIHRSQVEEDRTLAEVWKLQNIAGAQLPAELRPPIAPQYSSNKGVSVNGGQTPTPKPSRTVSISISGISGPLSKNQDEQNQGISIDHLHKLNPKNISAWNMKRLIKIVRYGVISTLDEQILDTKREDESTTQIRSEYEAKVAARKIFRNVAKPRSKFIYLDDLRCFLREEEALKSMNLVEGSPDREKISRASLKSWVVNAFRERRALALTLNDTKTAVNKLHQMVNVLVSIIILVICLVILGIATSKFLLFVSSQVVVVAFVFGNTCKTIFESIIFLFVMHPFDVGDRCEVDGVQMIVEEMNILTTVFLRFDNQKIMYPNSTLSTRPIGNYYRSPDMGDSIDFTVHIATPAEKIAAVKQRITSYIESKKDHWYPSPTVVLMNLEDLNRLKMSVWIRHRMNHQDMGERWLRRAQLVEEMVKIFKELDIEYRLYPIDINVRGMPPITSNRIPSTWPTAGN from the exons ATGGATCAACTTTCTTCATCTCTCAAGAAATCATTTAAACCTCATAGTTCCTATAAACATACCAAAAAGGTATCCGTTCCACATGATATCGAGAACCAACCTATCCTCTCTCATCAAAGCCCCGATACACCATATTCTGCTTCTTCGTCCGTCAATTCTTCCTCGTTGACAACAAGATCCTCCATTGATCTTAATGATCGTCGTGAAGTCATTGTCAAGATTGATGGTGGAGAAAAAATGACCACTCGGGATGGAAGTGAACGTAACATGTTATGGCACGAGCCGAGTTATGAATTTTGGAGAGAGGATATGATGAATAGCGGGCCTCAAAACAATGGCCCGACAATCCAACGTGGCATTAAAGACATGCCCGAAGATCCACCCTCGAAATTAATCGGACAGTTCTTGAATAAACAGAGAGCTGTTGGATGTGAAATGACATTGGACATGGACTTGGAAATGGATGAGCTGAGgaatcatccaaaacctgataaTGATAGCGCTGCTGGATCCAGTCCACTAAATTTTCCATCTGTTGACAATAACATGAATAACAACATAAATAATCATCGTTATACAACGTCAAAGGATCTAAGAGTTTCATTTCAGGCTCCGTCACCACCTAGTAACGTGGTTGACATCGAGCCTGACCAAGCTTATAATGACAATGAATGTTGCTCGACTGATGAAGGTGAAACTAGCGATGCAACACCCGATGAACCAAAGTATCTTAGCCGAAGAAGGACGATGAACATTAATAATCCTCCAGATGATAGTAATAACAGCAACAATACTTACTACACTCCTAAAACCAATGGTGGTGATAATGATCAGGTGCTAAGGTGCACTTCGTTTCAGAGAAGAGCGAGTGTGTTAGGAAGAGCAAAGACAAAATCAAGACTAATTGATCCGCCCGAGATACCTGAGAGGAGAtcaggaaaaattggaaaatcagGTCAAATAAGATCTGGATTGCTAGGAAGAGCTTCTGGGATGCTAAAGCCACCAGAGGAGGAAGACGATGATCCATTATTCGATGAAGATCTTCCGGATGAATTTAAAAAGGACAAAGTTGATTGTTGGACCCTGTTGCAATGGATAAGTCTTGTTATTATTGTGACAGCTTTAATATGCACACTTGCTATCCCTTTATTGAAGAGGAAAGAATTCAGGGGACTTCATTTGTGGAAATGGGAGGTTTTGGTTCTTGTTTTAATATGTGGGAGATTGTTATCCGGTTGGGTGATTCGGTTAGTTGTGTTCTTCATTGAGAGGAATTTTCTGTTGCGAAAAAGGGTACTATATTTTGTTTATGGTGTTAGAAAGCCTGTTCAGAATTGTCTTTggttaggtcttgttttaattgcATGGCACTTCATGTTTGACAAGAAAGTTGATGAGAATAATAAGTTTTTGGGGTATATTAATAAATTGATGATATGTATGCTAATTGGGACAATGTTATGGTTAGTGAAAACTCTTATGGTTAAAGTGCTAGCATCTTCATTTCATGTTAGCACTTTCTTTGATCGAATTCAAGAATCGTTGTTCAATCAATATGTGATTGAGACACTATCAGGACCACCTTTGATAGAAATTCATCGATCTCAAGTAGAAGAGGACAGAACATTGGCTGAAGTTTGGAAGCTGCAGAATATTGCAGGGGCACAGTTGCCAGCAGAACTTAGGCCCCCAATTGCTCCTCAATACAGTAGTAATAAGGGCGTAAGTGTTAATGGTGGACAAACgccaacaccaaaaccatcaagaacagtAAGCATTTCGATTTCTGGTATTTCTGGTCCCTTGTCAAAAAATCAAGATGAACAGAACCAAGGGATATCAATTGATCATTTGCATAAATTGAACCCCAAGAATATTTCAGCTTGGAATATGAAGAGATTGATTAAAATAGTAAGGTATGGGGTAATATCTACGCTGGATGAGCAAATACTGGATACCAAAAGAGAGGATGAGTCTACGACGCAGATTAGAAGTGAATATGAGGCCAAAGTTGCAGCCAGGAAGATATTCCGAAACGTTGCCAAGCCTAGATCCAA ATTCATCTACCTGGACGACCTGAGGTGCTTCTTGCGAGAAGAAGAGGCTTTGAAGAGTATGAATCTTGTGGAAGGATCACCAGACAGAGAAAAGATCAGTAGAGCATCACTCAAGAGCTGGGTG GTGAATGCATTTAGAGAACGAAGGGCACTTGCATTGACGTTAAATGACACGAAAACAGCTGTGAACAAACTTCATCAGATGGTGAATGTTTTAGTTAGCATCATCATTCTGGTTATCTGCCTTGTAATTTTAGGGATAGCGACCAGCAAGTTCTTGCTCTTCGTCAGCTCTCAGGTTGTTGTTGTGGCATTTGTTTTTGGAAACACTTGCAAAACCATATTTGAATCCATCATCTTCTTATTTGTGATGCATCCATTTGACGTGGGCGACCGTTGTGAGGTTGATGGAGTTCAG ATGATTGTTGAAGAGATGAACATTTTAACTACCGTCTTTCTGAGATTCGACAACCAAAAGATAATGTATCCAAATAGCACTCTTTCAACTCGACCTATTGGCAATTACTACCGTAGTCCTGATATGGGAGACTCCATTGATTTTACTGTCCACATTGCTACACCAGCAGAGAAAATTGCTGCTGTGAAACAAAGAATAACCAG TTATATTGAGAGCAAGAAGGACCACTGGTATCCCTCTCCTACAGTTGTACTGATGAACCTGGAAGATCTAAACAGGTTGAAAATGTCTGTATGGATAAGACATAGAATGAACCATCAGGATATGGGAGAAAGGTGGCTCAGAAGAGCTCAGTTGGTTGAGGAGATGGTTAAAATTTTCAAAGAGCTCGACATTGAGTATCGACTGTATCCCATTGACATCAACGTTCGCGGTATGCCTCCCATTACCTCCAACAGGATTCCCTCAACTTGGCCTACAGCTGGGAACTAA